The proteins below are encoded in one region of Leptotrichia sp. OH3620_COT-345:
- a CDS encoding class I SAM-dependent methyltransferase: MEHYFSENPNTKSERKKIKYTIENKTFEFITDNGVFSKGKVDSGTDLMLKTFIKDKKFKKKEKMNVLDIGCGYGTVSVILKSFYPFLHMTLSDVNERALKLSEENLKNHNIKGYEIIKSSVFDNISGNFDIILSNPPIRAGKEIIFSIYEGAYEHLNLNGEFYCVIRTKHGAKSTQKKMEQIFGNCETEKIDGGYRVYKSIKKIK, translated from the coding sequence ATGGAACATTATTTTTCAGAAAATCCGAACACAAAATCTGAAAGAAAAAAAATAAAGTATACGATAGAAAATAAAACATTTGAATTTATCACTGATAATGGGGTTTTTTCCAAAGGAAAAGTTGATTCAGGGACTGATCTTATGCTAAAAACTTTCATAAAGGATAAGAAATTTAAAAAAAAAGAAAAAATGAATGTTTTGGATATAGGTTGTGGATATGGAACGGTTTCAGTGATATTGAAGTCTTTTTATCCATTTTTGCATATGACATTATCAGATGTAAATGAACGGGCATTGAAGTTAAGTGAGGAAAATTTAAAAAATCACAATATAAAAGGGTATGAAATAATAAAATCTTCCGTTTTTGATAATATATCAGGAAATTTTGATATAATTCTGTCAAATCCTCCTATAAGAGCCGGAAAAGAAATAATTTTCAGTATATATGAAGGTGCTTATGAACATTTAAATCTAAACGGAGAATTTTACTGTGTAATAAGAACAAAACATGGTGCAAAAAGTACTCAAAAAAAAATGGAACAAATTTTTGGAAATTGTGAAACAGAGAAAATAGATGGAGGATATAGAGTTTACAAGAGCATAAAAAAGATTAAATAA
- a CDS encoding heavy-metal-associated domain-containing protein, which translates to MKKIIEIEGIHCFNCAEKIENALYGLPEVEEVKVDYNGKNAEVLLSSNIDDELLSNLIQTAGHFSVKNIKEI; encoded by the coding sequence ATGAAAAAAATTATAGAAATTGAGGGAATACACTGCTTCAATTGTGCAGAAAAAATTGAAAATGCCTTATATGGACTACCTGAAGTGGAAGAAGTAAAAGTAGACTATAACGGCAAAAATGCTGAAGTTTTACTTTCTTCAAATATTGATGATGAACTTCTTTCAAATTTAATTCAGACAGCAGGTCATTTTTCAGTTAAAAACATAAAAGAAATATAA
- a CDS encoding cysteine hydrolase family protein produces MKKALIIIDVQNDYFPNGKFELFQSEEALEKIQKVLGYFRKNELPVYYIKHISTREGAIFFLPDTQGVEIHEKIKPLENEKIIVKHFPNSFLHTELHQELQKDSINELVICGMMTHMCVDTTVRAGKDLGYNIILIEDGCTTKDLEWNGKTVSAEIVQEVYMSSLNNMFAKVMTLDKYLENKKINEKW; encoded by the coding sequence ATGAAAAAGGCACTTATAATTATTGATGTACAAAATGATTACTTTCCCAATGGAAAGTTTGAGTTATTTCAAAGCGAGGAAGCACTTGAAAAAATCCAAAAAGTATTGGGATATTTTAGGAAAAACGAGCTTCCTGTATACTATATAAAGCATATTTCAACAAGAGAAGGAGCGATTTTTTTCTTGCCTGATACTCAAGGTGTGGAAATACACGAAAAAATTAAACCGTTAGAAAATGAAAAAATTATTGTGAAACATTTTCCTAACAGTTTTCTTCATACGGAATTACATCAGGAATTACAGAAAGATTCCATAAATGAACTGGTTATTTGTGGAATGATGACTCATATGTGTGTGGATACGACGGTAAGAGCAGGAAAGGATTTAGGATATAATATAATTTTAATTGAGGACGGATGTACCACAAAGGACTTAGAGTGGAATGGAAAGACCGTATCTGCTGAAATAGTACAGGAAGTCTATATGTCATCTTTAAATAATATGTTTGCTAAAGTTATGACATTGGACAAATATTTGGAAAATAAAAAAATAAATGAAAAATGGTAA
- a CDS encoding helix-turn-helix domain-containing protein, with protein sequence MKLRKNYTCLLEIIHDIIRGKWKTIIIFQLRNGENSFSQLLHSINGISEKMLLEQLQELKEFGLIDKHSYKKYPLKVEYFLTERGKKVLNAVKIMQNVGIEYMIDNGMEKILNEKGIKYSKNTCIQKSK encoded by the coding sequence ATGAAATTAAGAAAGAATTATACATGTCTGTTGGAAATTATACATGACATTATAAGAGGAAAATGGAAAACTATTATTATTTTTCAGCTAAGAAATGGAGAGAATTCATTTTCACAATTACTGCATTCTATAAATGGAATTTCTGAAAAAATGTTATTGGAACAATTACAGGAATTAAAAGAATTCGGACTTATAGATAAGCATTCTTATAAAAAATATCCTCTAAAAGTTGAATATTTTTTAACTGAAAGGGGAAAAAAAGTATTAAATGCGGTCAAAATTATGCAGAATGTGGGCATAGAATATATGATTGACAACGGAATGGAAAAGATTTTAAATGAAAAAGGTATAAAATACAGTAAAAATACATGTATACAAAAAAGTAAGTAA
- a CDS encoding pyridoxamine 5'-phosphate oxidase family protein produces the protein MIDFNKFLKNNLYGVMATLDENRPKTRVLQYLFSDGNKIYIGTTNYKEVYKQLKACPYASFCSHDKEYSFILSVNGKVTFIDDLSLKTKAMEEYPAIKAIYKTPDNPVFEIFYIDVEEVKTFDFSTGVSEKYVIQ, from the coding sequence ATGATTGATTTTAATAAATTTTTGAAAAACAATTTATACGGTGTTATGGCTACTCTTGATGAAAACAGACCTAAAACAAGGGTGCTTCAATACCTTTTTTCTGACGGAAATAAAATTTATATAGGGACTACAAATTATAAGGAAGTTTATAAACAGCTGAAAGCCTGTCCTTACGCTTCTTTCTGTTCTCACGATAAAGAGTATTCTTTTATACTTTCCGTAAACGGAAAAGTTACTTTCATTGACGATCTTTCCCTAAAAACTAAGGCCATGGAAGAATATCCCGCTATTAAAGCTATTTATAAAACTCCTGACAATCCTGTCTTTGAGATTTTCTATATTGATGTCGAGGAAGTCAAGACCTTTGATTTTTCAACGGGTGTCAGTGAAAAATACGTAATACAATAG
- a CDS encoding type I restriction endonuclease subunit R has product MSEERIQYTTSTIAEMTNGIILANFEKNNSIREASYQSEAELERNMIDNLISQGYERLIVKSNDDLYTNLKTQIEKLNGISFSAEEWNRFLLEYLDTPNDGMIEKTRKIQENHIYDFIFDDGHLKNIKIIDKKNIHNNSLQVINQVSQKGSSYNRYDVTILVNGLPLVHIELKKRGVNLHEAFNQIHRYSKESFNSENSLYKYVQIFVISNGTYTRYFANTTAQNKNNYEFTCEWADAKNKVIHDLEDFTKTFFEKRVILEVLTKYCVFDVNNILLIMRPYQIAATERILWKINSSYEAKKAGKTEAGGFIWHTTGSGKTLTSFKAARLATELNFIDKVFFVVDRKDLDYQTMKEYQRFQPDSVNGSKDTKELKRCIEKDDNRIVVTTIQKLNEFIKKNSNHEIYDKHCVLIFDECHRSQFGDAQKNIRKSFKKYYQFGFTGTPIFPENSLGGETTSGIFGAQLHSYVITDAIRDGKVLKFKVDYNNITPKFKSAEKEDDEKKLAKLESKMLLHPERITEITKHILKVFDTKTHRNEFYDLKHRRLNGFNAMFAVQSVEAAKLYYEEFQKQQESLPEEKRLKIATIYSFTANEEQSIIGEISEENFDVSAMDSTAKEFLTKVIKDYNNYFKTNFSINGNEFQNYYKNLSLKVKNKEVDLLIVVGMFLTGFDAPTLNTLFVDKNLRFHGLIQAFSRTNRILNKVKTFGNIVCFRDLEKATQNAIKTFGDENSVNIILEKSYEEYIHGFTDEETGKTIKGYVDICNEIIAKFPEPTEIELEADKKEFVELFGEVLKAENILRNFDEFENFEKIISDRQMQDMKSVYVDIRENILNSKRNEVTDGENIDFSDVEFQIDLLKTDEINLDYILALILEKSKENDDMDSLKAEVRRVIRTSLGTRAKEELIIDFINKTRLSELKTTDDILETFYSFAKKEKMNKINYLVEEEKLKENSKRFIEKAIGKGYVEYAGDELDSIIPATSRRHGAREKKKETVLEKIRNIVEIFVGI; this is encoded by the coding sequence ATGTCAGAAGAAAGAATACAGTACACCACATCTACAATAGCTGAAATGACCAATGGAATTATTTTAGCAAACTTTGAAAAAAACAACAGTATTAGAGAAGCATCTTATCAAAGTGAAGCCGAACTTGAAAGAAATATGATTGATAATTTAATTTCTCAAGGATATGAGAGACTTATTGTAAAATCTAATGATGATTTATATACAAATTTAAAGACACAAATTGAAAAGTTAAATGGAATTTCTTTTTCAGCCGAAGAATGGAATAGATTTTTATTGGAATATTTAGATACTCCAAATGATGGTATGATTGAAAAAACACGAAAAATCCAAGAGAATCATATCTATGATTTTATTTTTGATGACGGACATTTAAAAAACATAAAAATTATTGATAAGAAAAATATTCATAATAATTCTTTACAAGTTATAAATCAAGTTAGTCAGAAAGGAAGCAGTTACAATCGCTATGATGTAACAATTTTAGTTAATGGATTGCCATTAGTTCATATTGAATTAAAAAAACGAGGTGTAAATCTTCATGAGGCTTTTAATCAAATTCATAGATATAGTAAAGAGAGCTTCAATAGTGAAAATTCTCTATATAAGTATGTGCAGATTTTTGTTATTTCCAATGGCACTTATACAAGATATTTTGCAAATACAACAGCACAAAATAAAAATAATTATGAATTTACTTGTGAATGGGCGGATGCTAAAAATAAGGTTATTCATGATTTAGAAGATTTTACAAAGACATTTTTTGAAAAGCGTGTTATTCTTGAAGTACTTACAAAATACTGTGTTTTTGATGTAAATAATATACTGCTTATTATGAGACCTTATCAAATAGCAGCAACAGAAAGAATTTTATGGAAGATAAACTCAAGCTATGAAGCAAAAAAAGCAGGAAAAACAGAAGCAGGTGGTTTTATTTGGCATACAACAGGTTCAGGAAAAACACTTACTTCATTTAAAGCTGCAAGATTAGCAACAGAGCTTAATTTTATAGATAAAGTATTTTTTGTGGTAGATAGAAAAGATTTAGACTATCAAACTATGAAAGAATATCAAAGATTTCAGCCGGACAGTGTGAATGGAAGTAAAGATACAAAAGAACTTAAAAGATGTATTGAAAAAGATGATAACAGAATTGTAGTTACAACTATTCAAAAATTGAATGAGTTTATAAAGAAAAATTCCAATCATGAAATTTATGACAAGCATTGTGTACTTATTTTTGATGAATGCCATCGTTCACAATTTGGAGATGCACAAAAAAATATCAGAAAATCTTTTAAAAAATATTATCAATTTGGTTTTACAGGAACACCAATTTTCCCGGAAAACTCTCTTGGTGGAGAAACTACATCAGGAATATTCGGAGCACAGCTTCACAGTTATGTAATAACAGATGCTATTCGTGATGGAAAAGTTTTAAAATTTAAGGTGGATTACAATAATATTACTCCTAAATTTAAGTCAGCAGAAAAAGAAGATGATGAAAAAAAATTAGCTAAATTAGAAAGCAAAATGCTTTTACATCCTGAACGTATAACTGAAATTACAAAGCACATTTTAAAAGTTTTTGATACTAAGACACATAGAAATGAGTTTTACGATTTAAAGCATAGAAGATTAAACGGCTTTAATGCTATGTTTGCAGTACAAAGTGTTGAGGCGGCAAAACTATATTATGAAGAGTTTCAGAAACAACAGGAATCCTTGCCAGAAGAAAAAAGATTAAAAATTGCTACTATATACAGTTTTACTGCAAATGAAGAACAGTCAATTATTGGAGAAATATCAGAAGAAAATTTTGATGTATCTGCTATGGATTCTACTGCAAAAGAATTTTTAACTAAGGTAATTAAAGATTATAATAATTACTTTAAAACAAATTTTTCAATCAATGGTAATGAATTTCAAAATTATTATAAAAATTTATCATTGAAAGTAAAAAACAAAGAAGTTGATTTACTTATTGTTGTCGGCATGTTTTTAACCGGTTTTGATGCACCTACATTAAATACTTTATTTGTTGATAAAAATTTAAGATTTCACGGTCTTATTCAAGCTTTTTCAAGGACTAATCGTATATTGAATAAGGTTAAAACTTTTGGTAATATTGTTTGTTTCAGGGATTTGGAAAAAGCGACACAAAATGCAATTAAAACTTTTGGTGATGAAAACAGTGTAAATATAATTTTGGAAAAAAGTTATGAAGAATATATTCATGGTTTTACTGATGAAGAAACCGGGAAAACAATTAAAGGATATGTAGATATATGTAATGAAATTATTGCTAAATTTCCGGAACCGACTGAAATAGAGCTTGAAGCAGATAAAAAAGAATTTGTAGAGCTTTTTGGTGAAGTATTAAAAGCAGAAAATATACTTAGAAATTTTGATGAATTTGAAAATTTTGAAAAAATTATTTCTGACAGACAAATGCAAGATATGAAAAGTGTATATGTTGATATCAGAGAAAATATTCTAAATTCAAAACGAAATGAAGTAACAGATGGAGAAAATATTGATTTTTCTGATGTTGAATTTCAAATTGATTTGCTAAAAACAGATGAAATAAATTTGGACTATATTTTAGCTTTAATTCTTGAAAAATCTAAAGAAAATGATGATATGGACAGTTTGAAAGCTGAAGTTCGTAGAGTTATTAGAACAAGCCTTGGAACCAGAGCAAAAGAAGAATTAATTATAGATTTTATTAATAAAACAAGATTATCGGAATTAAAAACTACTGATGATATTCTTGAGACATTTTATAGTTTTGCAAAAAAGGAAAAAATGAATAAAATTAATTATTTGGTAGAAGAAGAAAAATTAAAAGAAAATTCAAAACGTTTTATAGAAAAAGCAATTGGAAAAGGATATGTGGAGTATGCGGGAGATGAGTTAGACAGTATAATTCCTGCAACATCACGTAGACATGGTGCACGAGAAAAGAAAAAAGAAACAGTGTTAGAGAAAATAAGGAATATTGTGGAAATTTTTGTTGGCATTTAA
- a CDS encoding restriction endonuclease subunit S, with product MSKIMDMIKNEKVEWKKLGEVCDIVKGKQFNKRDMLEDGKYPVINGGITPSGYVEVYNQSANTITISQGGASAGFINFIENKFWLGAHAFAINPKDTVLNRYIYHFLKMNQEKLQDKKEGAGIPSISKTTLESLEIPIPSIETQEKIVKILDKFTNYVTELQAELQARTKQYSYYRDMLLSEENLNKLSKKLDRLEDKKYELRIVTLGEIVDIMVGGDVPKNNFSKTKTKEFSIPIYSNGIAEKALYGYTNQIRVDKPSVTVSARGTIGYVCLREEPYYPIVRLLCLLPKQDIAIKYLYYFLQNSKINHIHTGIPSLTTDMVKNIKLYLPPILIQNKVVEILDKFQSLLSDTQGLLPQEIEQRQKQYEFYREKLLTFDEKYGSLPACLPACLIIDTKFFSILKEAAAIVEVELFNKVEWKTLGEVSIITRGASPRPINKYLTDSHEGIPWIKIGDVSKNSKYIKQTEQKITQEGAKKSRILKKGDFVMSNSMSYGRPYILDIIGAIHDGWASISNYENTLDSDFLYYYLVSSKVEKYWRNKINSSSVSNLNTNIIKSLPVPIISKEVQKYVSKILDKFDILINDLTKGLPKEIELREKQYEYYREKLLDFSKNN from the coding sequence ATGTCTAAAATAATGGATATGATAAAAAATGAAAAAGTTGAGTGGAAAAAGTTGGGGGAAGTTTGTGATATTGTTAAAGGAAAACAATTTAACAAAAGGGATATGTTGGAAGATGGTAAATATCCTGTTATAAATGGAGGAATTACTCCTTCTGGATATGTAGAAGTGTATAATCAAAGTGCCAATACTATAACTATTTCACAGGGGGGAGCTTCAGCGGGGTTTATAAATTTTATAGAAAATAAATTTTGGTTAGGGGCACATGCATTTGCTATAAATCCTAAAGATACAGTTTTGAATAGATACATTTATCATTTTTTGAAAATGAATCAAGAAAAACTTCAAGATAAAAAAGAGGGAGCAGGGATTCCAAGTATTTCAAAAACAACTTTAGAAAGTTTGGAAATTCCAATCCCTAGCATAGAAACTCAAGAAAAAATTGTAAAAATACTTGACAAATTTACAAATTATGTTACTGAATTACAAGCTGAATTACAAGCTCGTACTAAACAGTATTCTTATTATAGAGATATGCTTTTGAGTGAAGAAAATTTAAATAAATTGAGTAAAAAATTAGATAGATTGGAAGATAAAAAATATGAATTAAGGATAGTTACACTTGGAGAAATAGTAGATATAATGGTGGGGGGAGATGTACCTAAGAATAATTTTTCTAAGACAAAAACAAAAGAGTTCTCTATTCCTATTTATAGCAATGGTATCGCTGAAAAGGCATTATATGGATACACAAATCAAATTAGGGTAGATAAGCCAAGTGTAACAGTTTCAGCAAGAGGTACAATAGGTTATGTATGCTTGAGAGAAGAACCATACTATCCAATTGTCAGATTGCTTTGTCTATTACCTAAACAAGATATTGCCATTAAATATTTATATTATTTTTTGCAAAATAGCAAAATTAATCATATACATACTGGTATACCATCATTGACAACTGATATGGTTAAAAATATAAAATTATATTTGCCACCAATTTTAATTCAAAATAAAGTTGTAGAAATTTTAGATAAATTCCAATCTTTGCTTTCTGATACACAAGGTTTATTGCCACAAGAAATTGAACAAAGACAAAAACAATATGAATTTTATAGAGAAAAACTCTTGACATTTGATGAAAAATATGGTAGCCTGCCTGCCTGCCTGCCTGCCTGCCTTATAATAGATACTAAGTTCTTTAGTATTTTAAAAGAGGCTGCGGCGATTGTGGAGGTTGAATTATTTAATAAAGTTGAATGGAAAACATTGGGAGAAGTATCAATAATTACAAGAGGAGCCTCTCCAAGACCTATAAATAAATATTTAACTGATAGTCATGAAGGGATACCTTGGATAAAAATAGGTGATGTTTCTAAAAATTCTAAGTATATAAAGCAAACAGAACAAAAAATAACTCAAGAGGGTGCAAAAAAATCAAGAATTTTGAAAAAGGGAGACTTTGTAATGTCAAACTCAATGAGTTATGGTCGTCCGTATATTTTGGATATAATAGGGGCTATTCATGATGGTTGGGCATCAATTAGTAATTATGAAAATACTTTAGATAGTGATTTTTTATACTATTATTTAGTTTCTTCAAAAGTGGAAAAATACTGGAGAAATAAAATAAATAGTTCGTCTGTTAGCAATCTTAACACAAATATTATAAAATCTTTACCTGTACCTATTATTTCAAAAGAAGTGCAAAAATATGTTTCTAAAATCTTAGATAAATTTGATATTTTAATCAATGATTTAACAAAGGGGTTACCAAAAGAAATAGAATTAAGAGAAAAACAATATGAATATTATAGAGAAAAGTTATTAGATTTTTCTAAAAATAATTAA
- a CDS encoding virulence RhuM family protein — MKNDIIIYNTEDGNSRVELHLLDGTIWLSQLEIAELFQTTRQNITKHIKTILEDGELEEKVVCNYQLHTTQHGAIMGKTQTNKIKFYNLDMILAIGYRVRSPRGMQFRNYASTVLKEYLIKGFAMDDERLKENGGGKYFKELLERIRDIRSSEKVFYRQVLDLFATSIDYNKNSDEAKYFFATVQNKMHYAIHHNTASELVYNRVNSEKDFMGLKTFKGELPTLKEAKIAKNYLNEKELKSLNNLVSGYLEFAERQAEKEIVMYMKDWVEHVDKILKAVGEDILQGNGKITNQEMSEKVKSEYKKFREKNLTQVERDYLEEIKNIERIAKENSKKK, encoded by the coding sequence ATGAAAAATGATATTATTATATATAATACAGAAGATGGAAATAGCAGAGTAGAACTTCATTTACTTGATGGAACAATTTGGCTTAGTCAATTGGAAATAGCAGAACTTTTTCAAACAACAAGACAAAATATAACTAAGCATATAAAAACAATACTTGAAGATGGAGAATTAGAAGAAAAAGTGGTATGCAACTATCAGTTGCATACCACTCAACATGGTGCAATAATGGGGAAAACACAAACTAATAAAATAAAATTTTATAACTTAGATATGATATTAGCAATAGGTTATCGTGTTCGTTCACCAAGAGGAATGCAATTTAGAAATTATGCAAGCACAGTTTTAAAAGAATACTTAATAAAAGGCTTTGCTATGGATGATGAAAGATTAAAAGAAAATGGTGGAGGAAAGTATTTTAAAGAATTACTAGAGCGTATTCGTGATATTCGTTCAAGTGAAAAAGTTTTTTATAGACAGGTTTTAGATTTATTTGCAACAAGTATAGATTATAATAAAAATAGTGATGAAGCAAAATATTTTTTTGCAACTGTGCAAAATAAAATGCACTATGCAATTCATCATAATACTGCAAGTGAACTTGTATATAATCGTGTAAATAGTGAAAAGGATTTTATGGGGCTTAAAACTTTTAAAGGAGAGCTTCCAACTTTAAAAGAAGCAAAAATAGCAAAAAACTATTTAAATGAAAAAGAATTAAAAAGTTTAAATAATTTAGTTTCTGGTTATTTAGAATTTGCGGAAAGACAAGCAGAAAAAGAAATTGTTATGTACATGAAAGATTGGGTAGAACATGTTGATAAAATCTTAAAAGCTGTTGGAGAAGATATTTTACAAGGGAATGGTAAAATTACAAATCAAGAGATGTCAGAAAAAGTTAAAAGTGAATATAAAAAATTCAGAGAAAAAAATTTAACCCAAGTAGAAAGAGATTATTTAGAAGAAATTAAAAATATTGAAAGAATTGCAAAAGAAAATAGTAAGAAAAAATAA
- a CDS encoding type I restriction-modification system subunit M encodes MADNLKENNGINQRAELHRKIWAIADDVRGAVDGWDFKQYILGILFYRFISENMTEFFNSAEHEAGYTDFDYAKISDEEAEIDFRSSTVEEKGFFILPSQLFERVVKDAKENENLNTDLANIFKAIEGSAIGFASEDDIKGLFEDIDTTSNRLGATVAEKNRRLTDILTGIAEINFGNFKNNDIDAFGDAYEYLISNYASNAGKSGGEFFTPQTVSKLLARLVMDGKTSINKVYDPTCGSGSLLLQMKKQFDEHIIDEGFFGQEINMTNFNLARMNMFLHNVNYNNFSIKRGDTLINPLHKDEKPFDAIVSNPPYSIKWVGDADPTLINDERFAPAGKLAPKSYADYAFIMHSLSYLSSKGRAAIVCFPGIFYRKGAEQTIRKYLVENNFVDCVIQLPENLFFGTSIATCILVMAKNKTENKVLFIDASKEFKKETNNNILEEKNINAIVEEFRNRTDKEYFSRYVDKSEIEENDYNLSVSTYVEKEDTREIIDIVKLNKEIEETVLRINELRASINEIVKELS; translated from the coding sequence ATGGCTGACAACTTGAAAGAAAATAATGGAATAAATCAAAGAGCAGAGCTCCATAGAAAAATTTGGGCAATTGCCGATGATGTTCGTGGAGCAGTTGATGGATGGGATTTCAAACAGTACATATTAGGAATTCTTTTTTATAGATTTATATCAGAAAATATGACTGAATTTTTTAATTCTGCTGAACATGAAGCAGGATATACAGACTTTGATTATGCAAAAATTTCTGATGAAGAAGCTGAAATAGATTTCAGATCAAGTACAGTGGAAGAGAAAGGTTTTTTCATTTTGCCAAGTCAACTTTTTGAGAGAGTTGTAAAAGATGCCAAGGAAAATGAGAATCTAAATACTGATTTGGCAAATATATTTAAAGCAATTGAGGGAAGTGCTATCGGTTTTGCTTCTGAAGATGATATAAAAGGTTTATTTGAAGATATCGATACAACCAGTAATCGTTTAGGTGCAACAGTAGCAGAAAAGAACAGAAGACTAACTGATATATTAACAGGAATAGCGGAAATCAACTTTGGAAATTTTAAGAATAATGATATTGATGCTTTCGGTGATGCTTACGAATATTTGATTTCAAATTATGCAAGTAATGCAGGTAAATCAGGAGGAGAATTTTTTACTCCACAAACTGTATCAAAGCTTTTGGCAAGGCTTGTTATGGATGGAAAAACAAGTATTAACAAAGTATATGACCCTACATGTGGAAGTGGTTCTTTGCTCCTACAAATGAAAAAACAATTTGATGAACATATTATAGATGAAGGTTTTTTTGGACAAGAAATTAATATGACCAACTTTAACTTAGCTCGTATGAATATGTTCTTACACAATGTAAATTATAATAATTTTTCAATTAAAAGAGGAGATACTTTAATTAATCCATTACACAAAGATGAAAAGCCTTTTGATGCAATTGTTTCTAATCCTCCGTACTCAATAAAATGGGTAGGAGATGCTGATCCAACTCTTATTAATGATGAAAGATTTGCTCCGGCAGGAAAATTAGCCCCTAAATCTTATGCTGATTATGCTTTTATAATGCACTCACTTAGTTATTTATCAAGCAAAGGGAGAGCAGCAATTGTATGTTTTCCTGGAATTTTTTATCGTAAGGGAGCAGAACAAACGATTCGTAAATATTTAGTTGAAAATAACTTTGTTGATTGTGTTATTCAGTTACCAGAGAATTTATTTTTTGGAACATCAATAGCAACTTGTATTTTAGTAATGGCAAAGAATAAAACAGAAAATAAAGTTTTATTTATAGATGCAAGTAAGGAGTTTAAGAAAGAAACAAATAATAATATCTTAGAAGAAAAAAATATAAATGCAATAGTTGAGGAATTTAGAAATAGAACTGATAAAGAATACTTCTCAAGATATGTAGATAAATCAGAAATTGAAGAGAATGATTATAACTTATCCGTATCAACTTATGTAGAAAAAGAAGATACAAGGGAAATAATTGATATAGTAAAATTAAATAAGGAGATTGAAGAAACTGTTTTAAGAATTAATGAACTAAGAGCTTCTATTAATGAGATAGTAAAGGAGTTAAGCTGA